The region GCTTCGCCCCGAGTCAGAAACGAGGACGTGCGCGCTGCCGGGGATGTGGCCGGCCCGAAAGAACGTCACCTCGTAGCCGGCGGCTTCGAAGGACTCGCCGTAGCCGTGGCGTTGCTCGACCTCGCCGACACGGAGCAGCTCCTCGCGGGTGAACGGGCAGTGCGGCGAGGTGCCGTGGAGCTTCAGGGTGTCCTCAGCCAGCGTGCGTGCGAGTTCGCTCGTCGGCGGCGTCCAGTGAATCTCGGGGCGGTCCCGGCCCGAGAGCAGCGCCGGGACGGCCCCGGCGTGGTCGAGATGACCGTGGGAGACGACGACGGCCTCCGGCGACGGCGTCTCGACGGGGTAGCGTGGCGGCGTGTCGGCCAACAGACCGAAATCGAGGAGGAGCGTCTCGTCGATGAGCAGGGCGCTCCGCCCCACTTCGCGCGCGCCGCCGAGGAACCGAAGCTGCATCTACCACTGTTCGGTCGGCGCCGGGTTTGTGGTCGTCGGTTTTACAGCGATGCGAGCGGGAGTGGACAGTTGAAAAGCCGAAAACGGAACGAAGTGGGCTGTTTCAGGCCAGGAGCTACTCGAAATCGGGCGCGCTCGACCAGCGTCTCGCCGCCGAGGTCGTACGCATCACCATCGGCGAACTGCTGGAGGGAGTACTGTTCGAGTTGTTCGCGTTCCCGATGTTCCGAGCGGGCTTTCTCCGTCGCTGTTCGTCGTCGCCGGGCGCTGTTTCATCCTCCCTGCGCGCTACCCACGGGACCGAACGGCCGCGTTACGGCTCCGGCCCCCGTCCGGGGTAGCGCCTGACCTGAAACGCCTCGTAGCCGCCATAGGCCACCTCCAGTGCCCCCATCCACCAGTTCCACCGCTCCGCGGGCGAGCCTTCGCGGGCATCCCCGAGTTCGTCGACGACGACGGCCGCGGTCAGCGGGTGCGAGCGGTCCCGCGCGTGCTTGCCCGAGGCCGCGAGGTCAGCAGCCTGCCGGGCGACGGTGTGCCGCTCGGCGTCGGTGCCACCGAACGCTGCGAGCGCCGCCGCGAGGGATTCGGAGTCGAGGTCGCGGTCCGTCATCGCCCGCTCTCCAGTTCTGGAGCCGGGGCGCCCAACAGCGCCGCTCCTGGCGAGCACAGGAGCAGAATGGAGCTAACGGCGCTGGGCGCGACGGGTCGCATTGGCCGGAGCAACGGGGTCGCGTGCGATAGGCGTTCGGGCTCACGGTGGCGCCGCTGGGTGGTGAAAACGGCTGAGAGGAGTAAGCCCCCTTCTGTTCGTCCCGGCATTCGGCTCAGCACGCGCACCCGGCCGTCTCCGGCTCGCCGGACTACCTACGGGTACGCGCTTGCACCGGCGAAGATTCGCCGTTCCATCCGTTCTCACCCGTCGTCGTGCGCGGCGGTGCCGCGCACGCTGTATGCGGCGTGAGACGCCGCATGCCCTCGGCGGGTTATCTCCCTCCCCTCGCGGGTCAGTTCGCGTGCTCGCGGGCCTCGCCCGCTCGTACCACGGGGCCGCATCGCGGCCCCATGCGCCTCATGGGTCGGGGTGAGCGGTCTCGTTTCTGTTCCAGAGCCAGCCGTCTCCGACTCCGGGTTTGCACCCGGTCGCCCGTCCGGCGGTGGGGGGACTTTCCTCGTGTCCCTTGCTTGCGGGCTGGGACACGGAGCCGGGCTCTCTCTGCCAGTTCCGGATTTGCGGCTATCGAGGTTAAGGGGTTCGGTCACGCCTCACGGAATCCGACTCTCGCTGCGTCCTCAATCGCACGCTGTGCCGCATCGTCGATACTGAACTCCCGGACCAGTTCGCCGTCGCGAATCAGCGGCTCCAACAGTGCCTCCCCGTCCGCCGGCCCCTCGCGCCCTCGGAGGCCGACGTGGTGGCCGCCGTCCTCTGTGCGGTAGACCTCCTTCGCGCCGGAGAGCTTCCCGCGCTTGGCCGCCGGCTCGCCGTCGACCTCGACGATGTCGAGGGCAAAATCGACCGGGTCGGCGTTGGAGATGTAGCTGCCGACGCCGAAGCCGTCGGCCACATTCCGGAGCTCACGGAGCTCTTTGGGCGTCAGCCCCCCCGAGAGCAGTATGTCGGTCTGTGGGAGGTCCCGTGCGTCGAGTTCCCAGCGCACCTCCCGGACGATGTGGCGGAAATCTCCCCGCCGGGAACCGGTGGTGTCGAGGCGGATGCCGTCGAGGCGGTCACCCAGTGTCTCGACGGCGCGGACCACCTCGTCTTTCTCGTCGGAGTAGGTGTCACAGAGCGCGACGCGGGGAACGTCCTCGTCGACGGCCTCGTCGAACGCTCGCCACGCCGCCTCCTGATTGCCACGACCGAACGAAATCATTAGCGAGTGCGGCATCGTGCCGCCGGCATCCTTCCCGAGCAGGCGGCCGGCTTCGATGAGGGAGAAGCCGTCGACGCCGCCGACCAGAGCCGAGCGCTCGACCATGACTCCGATTGCGGGGTGGACGTGGCGCGTCCCGAACGAGAGCAGTCGGCTGTCGGGAACGGCGACACGACTCTCCAGGGCGGCCGTCGCGATACCGGAGGCGTGGGAGAGAAAGCCCAGAAGCGGCGTCTCGTGCCGAGCAAAATCGAGATAGTTCCCCTCCAGCCGCAGGACTGGGCCGCCGTCGAACAGTGTCCCCTCGGGCAGCGCGTCGGCGTCGATTGGCATCCCTTCCAACAGGTGGGCGGCGTCTTTCACGCCCGCGAGAAGTTCGAACTCGCCGGTCGGGAACTGGTCAGCGGTTACTTCGCAGGTGACGTGGGGGTTCTTGCCGGCGTGACGCAGCGCCTCCTCGGTCCGCTCGAAGTACGCAGCGGTCGCCCGACCCGCAGTGATTGCCTCCTCGGTGACGATGTCGAACTTGCTCATGGATCGGAGTTCGACGGAGACCGACAAAAGTCGGTCGTCCCGTCGCTACAGGACGTAGGGACCACGCTGTTTGATGGGCTGATCTAGCAGTTCGCCCGAAATCGCGGCGAGGCGGCCTGTGCCAGCGACTTGGACCTCGCCGCTGCCGCGAACGACGACCACATCACCCTGTTCGAACGCCTCGCCCGCGATTTCGCCGGCGCCGCCCACGCCGAACAGGAACCCGTTCCACCCCTCGGGCACCGTCCACGTCCACTCGCCGTCGACGCGAACGTCGAGATACTCAGCGGGGACATACAGTGAGAGCGGCGAGCCCATGTTCCCAACCTGCCGGGCCCCGTTCTACGACGACCGCCGCAGTCGCTACTCCCCGGCCGGCCTCGAAATCACGTTCCAACCCCGGGACCTGTTCGAGAATCTTGGGGGTGCCGCCGACACTGAGCGTGGACAAGCCGCCCGCGAACTGATTCAGGAGCGCCTCGAGCGGTATGATGGTGTTCCGCCCCACCTCCAGCTCGGCGACTGGGGCGTCGACGGCGACCGGGAGTGGCCACAGTGTATGTTTGCCGCCGGCGAGACACAGGCACCCGACGAGTGCCCCATCACGGTGAGCCGCGAGCACCCGAAGGCGCCGAGACTCGTCGGCGAGTAATCAGTCCGGACTTGGGTGAACGTTCGACAGCGCCCGGACGCTGGGTGCGTTGACGATGGTGACGGTCCGGCCATCCCGACTGACCCGGAAGGCGTCTGCGAACGGGCCCTCGGGGACACGGTAGACCCCTGCACGCACCTCTGTAGCGTTCAGGCGCTCGACCAGCATCGTCTGGTAGGCACTCGCGAACTGACGGGCGTCGGCACGGCTCTCCCAGCGAAGCCGCCAGACGTAGCCGTTGCCGTCGCCGTTGCGGTAGGGGACGAGTCGGTCGCCCGCCCAGCAATCGGTCACCTCGGAGACGTAGTTGTAGCGGGAGTATGGCTCGGTCTCCTGGCCCAGCGTCGAGCGATTCAGCCCGCGCTGGAACCAGAACATCGCGTAGAGCGTCGATTCACCCACTCGCTCCCGGACGCCGTAGCGCTCCCAGCCGGCGGCCGAGCGGTCCGGGATTTGTACCATCTGGGGGCTGTCATCCGGGTAGCTGTCGGGGTGGAGTAGCTGTTCGGTCGAGGTCGGCGGCTGCTCATAGAGGTCGTTCACCGCGTCCCAGCCGCCGCGCTGGCGTATCTGGTGGACGAACGACGGGCCGTCGCTGTAGGGGATGTAGATGGCGACGTAGGCACCGAGGTTGCGGTCGGCGAGACCCGCGCCGGCAGTCCGTTCGGGCCGTTCGACACAGCTCCAGTTCTCCCCACAGCGTTCCTCGTAGCGCTGTTCGACGTAGCTGGCGTCACCCTCGGCGACGCCCGTTCGAGCCAGCCCCTCGTCGTGGCTGTCGCCGCCGGGGAGCAACGAAAACCGCTGGTCCTGCAGCGCGTGGACGAGTTCGTGGGCCAGCGTCACTCGGTCGATTCGCGGTGTCTCGCTCTCTGAGATGATGACGATGCGGTCCTGGCTTGGGGAGTAAAAACCCAGTACGGAGCCGCCGTAGAGCCCGCCGAACGCGGCGCCGACGGTACGGTCCTCTCCGATCAGCAGCGGGGCCTCCCAGAGCTGTTCGCGGGCCCGCTCCCGCGGCGAGTCGACCGTCGTGTCGCGGTTGCCCGAGCGGTTGCGGTACTCGGCGCGCGTAATCACCTCGACAGGGACGGTCTGTTCGAACTCCTCGCCCCGAATCCGCTCGACACGGGCCATCGTCCGCGCGACGAACGCGGTCAGCTCGCTCTCGTTCAGCCCATCGGACTGATTGACGGCGATACTGTCGTTGTACCAGTAGCCGTTCTCCCAGCCCAGTTGGTCCGTCCCGGGACCGTTCGGCCCGCCCGGCACGGTCGGTGCCTCGCCGTAGGACGGCGTCGGCGCTGTACAGCCCGCAAGAACGAGACAACAGACCAGCGCGAGCGTCCGAAGCTTCACACTATTGGGTTGGTGTGAACTCAGTAAAAGGGTTCCTGCGCTACAGCCGCCGGGCGAGCAGCACACTGCCGAGGAGGGCAAGCACCGTGGCGACTGCCGTGAAACCGGGACTCTCGGTGCTGGTCGGCGATGGGGAGCCGTCGGGTTCGGTGGTGGGTTCTGCCGAATCAACGCTCTCGGTCTGGGTCGCCGTCTCGGTCTCGACAGAGTCGGAGACCGAGCTCCGGACCTCGCCGAGCGCCTCGACCGTCGGCGCGTTCACGATGGTCACCGTGTCGCCGTCGACAGTGACGTGGAAGGCGTCGGCGAACTCGGACTCACCCTCGGGGATGCAGTATATGTTCTCGCTGACGCGCTCGGCGCCCCAATAGGCGAGTACCTGCTCGTATCCGTCACGGAACTCCGTGGCGTCCGCGGGGCTGTCCCAGACCAGCCGCCAAACGTAGCCGGTCTCGCCGTCGC is a window of halophilic archaeon DL31 DNA encoding:
- a CDS encoding hypothetical protein (KEGG: hvo:HVO_1801 hypothetical protein) codes for the protein MTDRDLDSESLAAALAAFGGTDAERHTVARQAADLAASGKHARDRSHPLTAAVVVDELGDAREGSPAERWNWWMGALEVAYGGYEAFQVRRYPGRGPEP
- a CDS encoding Quinolinate phosphoribosyl transferase (PFAM: Quinolinate phosphoribosyl transferase~KEGG: hvo:HVO_1804 nicotinate phosphoribosyltransferase); the encoded protein is MSKFDIVTEEAITAGRATAAYFERTEEALRHAGKNPHVTCEVTADQFPTGEFELLAGVKDAAHLLEGMPIDADALPEGTLFDGGPVLRLEGNYLDFARHETPLLGFLSHASGIATAALESRVAVPDSRLLSFGTRHVHPAIGVMVERSALVGGVDGFSLIEAGRLLGKDAGGTMPHSLMISFGRGNQEAAWRAFDEAVDEDVPRVALCDTYSDEKDEVVRAVETLGDRLDGIRLDTTGSRRGDFRHIVREVRWELDARDLPQTDILLSGGLTPKELRELRNVADGFGVGSYISNADPVDFALDIVEVDGEPAAKRGKLSGAKEVYRTEDGGHHVGLRGREGPADGEALLEPLIRDGELVREFSIDDAAQRAIEDAARVGFREA
- a CDS encoding hypothetical protein (KEGG: hbo:Hbor_04020 hypothetical protein), coding for MKLRTLALVCCLVLAGCTAPTPSYGEAPTVPGGPNGPGTDQLGWENGYWYNDSIAVNQSDGLNESELTAFVARTMARVERIRGEEFEQTVPVEVITRAEYRNRSGNRDTTVDSPRERAREQLWEAPLLIGEDRTVGAAFGGLYGGSVLGFYSPSQDRIVIISESETPRIDRVTLAHELVHALQDQRFSLLPGGDSHDEGLARTGVAEGDASYVEQRYEERCGENWSCVERPERTAGAGLADRNLGAYVAIYIPYSDGPSFVHQIRQRGGWDAVNDLYEQPPTSTEQLLHPDSYPDDSPQMVQIPDRSAAGWERYGVRERVGESTLYAMFWFQRGLNRSTLGQETEPYSRYNYVSEVTDCWAGDRLVPYRNGDGNGYVWRLRWESRADARQFASAYQTMLVERLNATEVRAGVYRVPEGPFADAFRVSRDGRTVTIVNAPSVRALSNVHPSPD